In Balaenoptera acutorostrata chromosome 19, mBalAcu1.1, whole genome shotgun sequence, the following proteins share a genomic window:
- the SLC7A6OS gene encoding probable RNA polymerase II nuclear localization protein SLC7A6OS isoform X2 — MEGGMTAVLRVKRKRSAEPAEALVLACKRLCPSAVESGAQKTPPEDLERAAENNVFQLVATVRSQEEPVQPLVRAALRPSQGSQQRIRRHLRASAREIQQNGRYRVVSSRRSSGIPSGGLGSEDAPGSPEAAEDAGFQLLDLVHEEGDPEVAAISCKTSDPDVILCNSVELIRERLTVSEDGPRDGYQEEQKDNYVYDIYYLDMATPGWIENILSVQPYSQEWELVNDDQQPEDIYEDEDDENSENNWRNEYPEEENSDGDEDSRVSDDYNSLSEEEGDNRGPQMWSKYPLDVQKEFGYDSPHDLDSD, encoded by the exons ATGGAGGGGGGTATGACAGCGGTCCTCCGCGTGAAGCGGAAACGCAGTGCGGAACCCGCTGAGGCACTTGTCCTCGCTTGTAAACGCCTCTGCCCCAGCGCAGTTGAGTCGGGAGCCCAAAAGACGCCTCCGGAGGATCTGGAGAGAGCAGCAGAAAATAATGTCTTCCAGTTGGTGGCCACCGTGCGCTCCCAG GAGGAGCCGGTACAGCCGCTTGTGCGAGCCGCCCTGCGCCCGTCCCAGGGCAGCCAGCAGCGTATCCGCCGTCATCTCCGTGCGTCGGCTCGGGAGATCCAGCAGAACGGCCGCTACAGGGTAGTCTCTAGCCGCCGATCCTCGGGAATTCCATCGGGCGGCTTGGGGTCCGAGGACGCGCCGGGAAGCCCAGAAGCCGCCGAGGACGCAGGCTTCCAGCTGTTGGACCTGGTCCACGAGGAAGGAGACCCAGAGGTCGCCGCGATCTCCTGCAAA ACATCTGACCCAGATGTGATCCTCTGCAATTCTGTAGAGTTGATCCGTGAGCGGTTGACTGTATCTGAAGATGGACCAAGAGATGGGTACCAGGAGGAACAGAAGGACAACTATGTGTATGACATTTACTATTTGGACATGGCCACTCCAGGATGGATTGAGAACATCCTCTCTGTGCAGCCCTATAGCCAAGAGTGGGAGTTG GTGAATGATGACCAACAACCAGAGGACATttatgaagatgaagatgatgagAACAGTGAGAATAATTGGCGCAATGAGTACCCAGAGGAGGAGAACAGTGACGGAGATGAAGATTCCAGAG TCTCTGATGATTACAACAGCCTCAGTGAAGAAGAAGGAGACAACAGAGGACCACAGATGTGGAGCAAATACCCTTTGGATGTGCAGAAGGAGTTTGGCTATGACAGCCCCCATGACCTGGATTCAGACTGA
- the SLC7A6OS gene encoding probable RNA polymerase II nuclear localization protein SLC7A6OS isoform X1: MEGGMTAVLRVKRKRSAEPAEALVLACKRLCPSAVESGAQKTPPEDLERAAENNVFQLVATVRSQEEPVQPLVRAALRPSQGSQQRIRRHLRASAREIQQNGRYRVVSSRRSSGIPSGGLGSEDAPGSPEAAEDAGFQLLDLVHEEGDPEVAAISCKTSDPDVILCNSVELIRERLTVSEDGPRDGYQEEQKDNYVYDIYYLDMATPGWIENILSVQPYSQEWELVNDDQQPEDIYEDEDDENSENNWRNEYPEEENSDGDEDSRASVKKKETTEDHRCGANTLWMCRRSLAMTAPMTWIQTDDPVTSLRFYHKPLRVL, from the exons ATGGAGGGGGGTATGACAGCGGTCCTCCGCGTGAAGCGGAAACGCAGTGCGGAACCCGCTGAGGCACTTGTCCTCGCTTGTAAACGCCTCTGCCCCAGCGCAGTTGAGTCGGGAGCCCAAAAGACGCCTCCGGAGGATCTGGAGAGAGCAGCAGAAAATAATGTCTTCCAGTTGGTGGCCACCGTGCGCTCCCAG GAGGAGCCGGTACAGCCGCTTGTGCGAGCCGCCCTGCGCCCGTCCCAGGGCAGCCAGCAGCGTATCCGCCGTCATCTCCGTGCGTCGGCTCGGGAGATCCAGCAGAACGGCCGCTACAGGGTAGTCTCTAGCCGCCGATCCTCGGGAATTCCATCGGGCGGCTTGGGGTCCGAGGACGCGCCGGGAAGCCCAGAAGCCGCCGAGGACGCAGGCTTCCAGCTGTTGGACCTGGTCCACGAGGAAGGAGACCCAGAGGTCGCCGCGATCTCCTGCAAA ACATCTGACCCAGATGTGATCCTCTGCAATTCTGTAGAGTTGATCCGTGAGCGGTTGACTGTATCTGAAGATGGACCAAGAGATGGGTACCAGGAGGAACAGAAGGACAACTATGTGTATGACATTTACTATTTGGACATGGCCACTCCAGGATGGATTGAGAACATCCTCTCTGTGCAGCCCTATAGCCAAGAGTGGGAGTTG GTGAATGATGACCAACAACCAGAGGACATttatgaagatgaagatgatgagAACAGTGAGAATAATTGGCGCAATGAGTACCCAGAGGAGGAGAACAGTGACGGAGATGAAGATTCCAGAG CCTCAGTGAAGAAGAAGGAGACAACAGAGGACCACAGATGTGGAGCAAATACCCTTTGGATGTGCAGAAGGAGTTTGGCTATGACAGCCCCCATGACCTGGATTCAGACTGATGATCCTGTGACATCCCTGAGGTTCTACCACAAGCCCCTGAGGGTTCTGTGA